A stretch of the Deinococcus misasensis DSM 22328 genome encodes the following:
- a CDS encoding class I SAM-dependent methyltransferase: MTRALRAYNDPERARRYHTAQAFDPPRKARMFEVMLDLLQGLLPAGGKALELGAGSGDFTKVLLDSGHFSKIILTDGAEEMLALAQTEIQNERVSFQQLDFTQRWSPPELLDAVVSSMALHHAPDKLFSFQQAFEALKPGGVLVIGDHIAGVSEVTHRLIALERARVKQVPEEHLQEWLQQDANLQAAQGNICEPLDVYLTSLRQAGFLHVDCLWRDHWMAVLLAVKPYD; the protein is encoded by the coding sequence ATGACCCGAGCCCTCCGCGCTTACAACGACCCTGAGCGGGCCAGACGGTACCACACCGCTCAGGCTTTTGATCCACCCCGCAAAGCCCGCATGTTTGAGGTGATGCTGGACCTCCTGCAAGGTTTGCTTCCTGCAGGAGGAAAGGCGCTGGAACTCGGGGCTGGGAGTGGGGATTTCACAAAAGTGCTGCTGGATTCCGGGCATTTCTCAAAGATCATCCTGACCGATGGGGCAGAGGAGATGCTGGCTCTGGCCCAAACTGAAATTCAAAATGAACGGGTTTCCTTTCAGCAGTTGGATTTCACGCAGCGCTGGAGCCCCCCAGAGCTTCTGGATGCTGTGGTCAGCAGCATGGCTTTGCACCATGCCCCGGACAAGTTGTTCAGCTTTCAGCAGGCATTTGAGGCCCTCAAGCCAGGGGGTGTGCTGGTGATCGGAGACCACATTGCAGGGGTGTCTGAGGTCACGCACCGATTGATTGCTCTGGAACGGGCAAGGGTCAAACAGGTGCCTGAAGAACACCTGCAAGAATGGTTGCAGCAGGATGCAAACCTTCAGGCAGCACAGGGCAACATCTGCGAACCCCTAGACGTTTACCTGACCTCCCTGCGACAGGCAGGCTTTTTGCACGTAGACTGTTTGTGGCGAGACCACTGGATGGCTGTCCTTCTGGCCGTGAAACCTTATGACTGA
- a CDS encoding peptidylprolyl isomerase produces the protein MNSEPTSTKSLGLRLTLGAVAVLLLGGMTAAFIPLLRNGGLNQQSGTPAFKVNDVTVTEEDIADFQKNNQIFSTTEGMIGDDLKRVMISYLIQENVLKDDASKIKISGKEVEDQIDSIRKSNGLEDSQKWKDALANAGLTETLLKQRIRDSLRIQKRGEEVRASAAAVTDAEAKLFYEAFKDQFKSEPRVVARQIVVTDAAKAADLLKKAKAGEDFAALARENSTELAKNDGAVGATGTETTPKESAKLAFPESVANVVFGLTKPGLTDVIKDGSKFYIVKVEKVLPAAAKTFDEAKNDIMEKAKVFKEGQVVEAWQENAVKNAKVEYINTKWKIEDPIVAVVDGNNIKYSQILTTLYTNQQISQFIQPGNAQAEGFINQFFKPQAVESLINQYAAVEVAKKLNQPFIGNRAQVEGALVAYQGRNETVTEADIAAFYKQNAAQFAVSGSASLKEATFKDKNKALAFRDSFLKGGKDFTKDAGKAGATVNETGTITESSSEVNPVIIQSVFKSGRLTSAGEGSLTDVLEVDKKFVVGYVSDLVKPTTRSLDEVREQIRTQLQQQKVTQKGQAFLAAERKKLKVENKLETVLKEQQTQVDAANPKQLEDANKDAGENAAGENAGAGETGSGSSNTEKKDGAQ, from the coding sequence GTGAATTCGGAACCAACCTCAACCAAAAGCCTGGGTTTGCGTTTAACCCTCGGCGCTGTCGCAGTCCTCTTGCTGGGCGGCATGACCGCTGCCTTCATCCCCTTGCTGCGAAATGGCGGCCTCAACCAGCAGAGTGGAACCCCTGCCTTCAAAGTCAACGATGTGACCGTCACCGAAGAAGACATCGCAGACTTTCAGAAGAACAACCAGATCTTTTCCACCACCGAAGGCATGATTGGCGACGACCTCAAACGGGTGATGATCAGCTACCTGATTCAGGAAAATGTCCTCAAGGACGATGCCTCCAAGATCAAAATCTCGGGCAAAGAAGTGGAAGACCAGATTGATTCCATCCGCAAATCCAACGGTCTGGAAGACAGCCAGAAGTGGAAAGATGCCCTTGCCAACGCAGGCCTCACCGAAACCCTCTTGAAGCAACGCATCCGCGACAGCCTGAGAATCCAGAAACGCGGTGAGGAAGTCAGGGCCAGTGCTGCTGCCGTCACCGATGCCGAAGCCAAGCTGTTCTACGAAGCCTTCAAAGACCAGTTCAAATCCGAGCCCAGGGTGGTGGCCCGCCAGATTGTGGTCACCGACGCTGCCAAAGCTGCCGACCTGTTGAAAAAAGCCAAAGCTGGAGAAGACTTTGCTGCTCTGGCCCGTGAAAACAGCACCGAACTCGCCAAAAACGATGGTGCAGTGGGAGCCACTGGCACCGAAACCACACCCAAAGAATCGGCCAAGCTGGCTTTCCCTGAATCTGTGGCCAATGTGGTCTTCGGTCTGACCAAACCCGGCCTGACCGACGTGATCAAAGACGGCAGCAAGTTCTACATCGTGAAGGTCGAGAAAGTGCTCCCTGCTGCGGCCAAAACCTTCGATGAAGCCAAAAACGACATCATGGAAAAAGCCAAGGTGTTCAAAGAAGGTCAGGTGGTGGAAGCCTGGCAGGAAAATGCTGTCAAGAACGCCAAAGTGGAGTACATCAACACCAAGTGGAAGATCGAAGATCCCATTGTGGCTGTCGTGGATGGCAACAACATCAAATACTCCCAGATCCTGACCACCCTGTACACCAACCAGCAGATTTCCCAGTTCATCCAACCGGGCAACGCGCAGGCTGAAGGGTTCATCAACCAGTTCTTCAAACCCCAGGCTGTGGAAAGCCTGATCAACCAGTACGCTGCCGTGGAAGTGGCCAAGAAACTGAACCAACCCTTCATTGGCAACCGCGCTCAGGTGGAAGGTGCTCTGGTGGCCTACCAGGGTCGCAACGAGACCGTCACTGAAGCTGACATCGCTGCCTTCTACAAACAGAATGCTGCTCAGTTTGCTGTGTCAGGCAGTGCCAGCCTGAAAGAAGCCACCTTCAAAGACAAGAACAAAGCCCTGGCTTTCCGGGACAGCTTCCTCAAAGGAGGCAAGGACTTCACCAAAGATGCAGGCAAAGCGGGTGCCACCGTCAACGAGACCGGCACCATCACCGAGTCCAGCAGCGAAGTCAACCCTGTGATCATCCAGAGTGTCTTCAAGTCGGGTCGTCTGACCAGTGCTGGCGAAGGCAGCCTGACCGACGTGCTCGAAGTGGACAAAAAGTTTGTGGTTGGTTACGTGTCTGATCTGGTGAAACCCACCACCCGCAGCCTTGACGAAGTGCGTGAACAAATCCGCACCCAGTTGCAGCAACAGAAAGTCACCCAGAAGGGTCAGGCTTTCCTGGCGGCAGAACGCAAAAAGCTGAAAGTGGAAAACAAACTGGAAACCGTGCTCAAAGAGCAACAAACCCAGGTGGATGCTGCCAACCCCAAACAGCTTGAAGATGCCAACAAAGATGCTGGCGAAAATGCTGCCGGAGAAAATGCTGGTGCTGGAGAGACCGGCTCTGGTTCGAGCAACACCGAGAAGAAAGACGGCGCACAGTAA
- a CDS encoding GNAT family N-acetyltransferase: MLEVPPFECLETPRLRLRRLHPEDAPALAQYRSLPEVARFQGWNSPYPEPKAMDLIDQMQNREPGQSGWFQFAVALGSEGTLIGDIGVHTFEERQAELGFTLSSQWWGKGYATEALEAVINYAFKTLQMHRLVAATDPRNLASQKVLERLGFRKEGHLIEAYFDGTHWLDECRYGLLAREWFEAHRTDL; this comes from the coding sequence ATGCTTGAGGTTCCACCCTTTGAATGCCTCGAAACCCCTCGTCTCCGCTTGCGCCGTTTGCACCCTGAAGATGCCCCTGCACTGGCCCAATACCGCTCTTTGCCAGAGGTCGCTCGTTTTCAGGGCTGGAACAGCCCTTACCCAGAGCCAAAAGCCATGGACCTGATTGACCAGATGCAAAACCGGGAACCCGGACAGTCTGGATGGTTTCAATTTGCTGTGGCTCTGGGTTCAGAGGGTACTTTGATTGGAGACATTGGTGTTCACACCTTTGAGGAGCGTCAGGCCGAGTTGGGATTCACCCTCAGTTCACAGTGGTGGGGCAAAGGATACGCAACGGAAGCTCTGGAGGCGGTGATCAATTATGCCTTCAAAACCCTTCAGATGCACCGTCTGGTGGCAGCCACCGATCCACGCAATCTGGCCTCCCAGAAGGTTCTGGAGCGGTTGGGTTTTCGCAAAGAAGGCCACCTGATTGAAGCTTATTTTGATGGCACCCACTGGCTGGATGAATGCAGATATGGCTTGCTGGCCCGAGAATGGTTTGAAGCCCACCGAACCGACCTTTGA
- a CDS encoding GNAT family N-acetyltransferase, giving the protein MPFQIRLYQPRDLDALYDICLKTGHNGEDATPHYRDPLLIGHFYAAPYGIFHPETCLVLEDAAGVCGYIVGVPDSVAFQARTEAEWWPRLREQYPLPEPSDQSPDAGIIRLIHQGYQVKDEAETFPAHLHIDLLPRAQGGGNGKALMLAFLDLLRNQGVKGVHLGVSRANPRAVGFYQKLGFQTFRENEYAFTMGMHLM; this is encoded by the coding sequence ATGCCTTTTCAGATTCGCCTGTACCAACCCAGAGATCTTGACGCCCTGTACGACATCTGCCTGAAAACCGGGCACAATGGCGAAGATGCCACACCCCATTACCGTGACCCCTTGCTCATTGGGCATTTTTATGCTGCCCCATATGGGATTTTTCATCCAGAGACTTGTCTGGTGCTTGAAGACGCAGCAGGGGTTTGCGGGTACATCGTGGGTGTCCCGGATTCCGTGGCGTTTCAAGCCCGCACTGAGGCCGAATGGTGGCCCAGACTGCGTGAACAATACCCCCTGCCCGAACCCTCTGACCAGAGCCCGGATGCAGGCATCATCCGCCTGATCCATCAGGGATACCAAGTCAAAGACGAGGCCGAAACATTCCCAGCCCACCTGCACATTGACCTTTTGCCCAGAGCACAGGGAGGCGGAAACGGCAAAGCCCTGATGCTGGCCTTTCTGGACCTTCTGCGAAACCAAGGTGTGAAAGGGGTCCATCTGGGGGTGTCCAGAGCCAATCCCAGAGCCGTGGGTTTTTACCAGAAACTCGGGTTTCAGACTTTCAGGGAAAACGAATATGCCTTCACCATGGGCATGCATCTGATGTAA
- a CDS encoding proline--tRNA ligase, with product MKLSQSFFYTLREMPSDAEIKSHQLLLRAGFIRKLAAGHYSYLPLMHRVIRKIETIVREEMDRIQAQECLLPQMHPEDLWQASGRLEAYKADGILFHLKDRQDRGQVLAPTHEEAVTAAVKDVLKSHRQYPVHLYQIQTKFRDEIRPRFGLLRSREFIMKDSYSFHTSAHSLKETYQQVGQAYERIFQRLGLQVVGVEADSGAMGGKKSKEFMVLTQAGEDEVLYTSDGQYAANVEKADSLFSPPVKSRFTEFQKLPTPNTPTIASLCAFMDCDPTQVVKNVLYQAVFASGVLVPVLVSIRGDQEVNPTKLSNVLSEMFSGLGALKSLEVPSAEQLQEWTTGELPLGYIAPDLPDSLIAFKEGVHGQFARVTDFTVSELENFVTGANEPGHHVYGANWGGNFQLGYLADVRMAKAGDCSKHDPEQILHSARGVEVGHIFQLGDRYADRLGLRYLDQQGKEQTPLMGCYGMGITRLAQAIVEQSHDGHGIVWTFASAPYQVIITIANTGDAAQSEAGLQLYHDLTRAGLEVLLDDRDERAGVKFKDADLIGIPYRLVVGKGLQEGQVELVTRKGLVKEVLALSDVVGVLQSRGLSAESRAT from the coding sequence ATGAAACTCAGCCAATCCTTTTTTTACACCCTCCGTGAAATGCCCAGCGACGCCGAAATCAAAAGCCACCAGCTTTTGCTGAGGGCAGGCTTCATCCGCAAACTGGCCGCCGGACACTACAGTTACCTTCCCCTCATGCACAGGGTGATCCGCAAAATCGAAACCATCGTGCGTGAAGAAATGGACCGCATTCAGGCCCAGGAATGCCTGTTGCCCCAGATGCACCCCGAGGACCTCTGGCAGGCGTCTGGCCGTCTGGAAGCCTACAAAGCCGATGGCATCCTGTTTCATTTGAAAGACCGTCAGGACAGAGGACAGGTCCTTGCTCCCACCCACGAAGAAGCCGTGACCGCAGCCGTCAAAGACGTGCTGAAAAGCCACCGCCAGTATCCGGTGCACCTCTACCAGATCCAGACCAAGTTCCGCGATGAGATCCGCCCCCGTTTTGGCCTGCTTCGCTCCAGAGAGTTCATCATGAAAGACAGCTATTCCTTCCACACCTCTGCCCATTCTCTGAAGGAGACTTACCAGCAGGTGGGGCAAGCCTATGAACGCATCTTCCAGAGGCTGGGCCTACAGGTGGTGGGCGTGGAAGCCGACTCTGGGGCCATGGGCGGCAAGAAAAGCAAAGAGTTCATGGTCCTGACTCAGGCAGGTGAAGACGAGGTCCTGTACACCTCCGACGGCCAGTACGCCGCCAATGTGGAAAAGGCCGATTCCCTGTTCAGTCCGCCTGTCAAAAGCCGCTTCACGGAATTTCAAAAGCTGCCCACCCCGAACACCCCCACCATTGCCAGCCTGTGCGCATTCATGGACTGTGACCCGACACAGGTCGTGAAAAACGTGCTGTATCAGGCGGTGTTTGCCAGTGGCGTGCTGGTCCCTGTGCTGGTCAGCATCCGTGGAGATCAGGAGGTGAACCCCACCAAGCTGTCCAATGTGCTTTCCGAAATGTTCAGCGGTCTGGGTGCCCTCAAAAGCCTTGAAGTGCCCTCTGCGGAACAGCTTCAGGAATGGACCACTGGAGAACTGCCCCTCGGGTACATCGCACCGGACCTGCCAGACAGTCTGATTGCCTTCAAAGAGGGGGTGCATGGACAGTTCGCCAGAGTCACCGACTTCACGGTGTCTGAACTGGAAAACTTCGTGACCGGAGCCAACGAACCGGGCCATCACGTTTACGGGGCCAACTGGGGAGGAAATTTTCAACTCGGGTATCTGGCCGATGTGCGCATGGCAAAAGCAGGGGACTGTTCCAAACACGACCCCGAGCAAATCCTGCACAGCGCCAGAGGGGTGGAAGTCGGACACATCTTCCAGCTTGGTGACCGTTATGCAGACCGATTGGGTTTGCGGTATCTGGACCAGCAGGGCAAGGAACAAACACCTTTGATGGGCTGTTACGGCATGGGCATCACCCGACTGGCACAGGCGATTGTGGAACAGTCCCACGATGGGCACGGCATCGTCTGGACGTTTGCGTCTGCCCCTTATCAGGTGATCATCACCATTGCCAACACCGGAGATGCAGCTCAATCTGAAGCAGGCTTGCAACTCTACCATGACCTGACCCGAGCTGGCTTGGAAGTCCTGCTGGATGACCGGGATGAACGTGCTGGAGTGAAATTCAAAGACGCAGACCTGATCGGCATTCCTTACCGTCTGGTGGTGGGAAAAGGCCTTCAGGAAGGTCAGGTGGAACTGGTGACCCGAAAGGGCTTGGTCAAAGAAGTGCTGGCGTTGTCGGATGTGGTGGGCGTTTTACAAAGCCGAGGGCTGAGCGCCGAGAGCCGAGCGACCTAG
- a CDS encoding ATP phosphoribosyltransferase regulatory subunit, with protein sequence MPIIPDGTRFVLPPEWEWRESLKHNIQSVFSQWGYQAVQTPALEIDDASHPLSNRAFKLVDRDGTVLALRSEYTTAVGKLIRTDLSDQPFPIRLQYAGSLWLRSMSSELGRMREFTQVGVELVGASSPRADAELIMMALDALDTLGVRYELELGNPGFVHSVLEETGLPEEKLNVLHNIIDRKATPELRAELEKQGISGDLEARILRLPDLYGGIEILDEAMQIAGNDTARAALNHLREVIELTGRKDHLLDLGMSRRYSYYTGVTFRAYTPDFGLPLLGGGRYDSGIPGAGFAIGLERVMAALGNPPGRTEPQAIAVTFEGARQARLDGYRTEFSHLDSLEATVQYARERGIALVYGPDGVIEV encoded by the coding sequence TTGCCGATCATTCCTGACGGAACGCGTTTTGTGCTCCCCCCCGAGTGGGAGTGGCGTGAGTCTTTGAAACACAACATCCAATCGGTGTTCTCGCAGTGGGGGTATCAGGCTGTGCAGACCCCGGCTCTGGAAATTGACGATGCCAGCCATCCGCTGTCCAACCGGGCGTTCAAACTGGTGGACCGCGATGGCACCGTGCTGGCCCTGCGCAGCGAATACACCACTGCGGTGGGCAAACTGATCCGCACCGACCTGTCGGATCAGCCTTTCCCGATCCGTTTGCAATATGCCGGTTCTTTGTGGCTGCGCTCCATGAGCAGCGAACTGGGCCGCATGCGTGAATTCACCCAGGTGGGCGTCGAACTGGTGGGCGCTTCCTCACCCAGAGCGGACGCAGAGCTGATCATGATGGCTCTGGATGCTTTAGACACCCTTGGCGTGCGTTACGAGCTGGAACTTGGAAACCCCGGTTTCGTGCACAGCGTGCTGGAAGAAACCGGCTTGCCCGAGGAAAAACTGAACGTGCTGCACAACATCATCGACCGCAAAGCCACCCCGGAGTTGCGGGCAGAGTTGGAAAAACAGGGGATCTCGGGTGACCTTGAAGCCCGGATTCTGCGCCTTCCTGATCTTTACGGCGGCATCGAGATTCTGGATGAAGCCATGCAGATTGCAGGCAACGACACCGCCAGAGCAGCCCTGAACCACCTCCGCGAAGTCATCGAGCTGACTGGACGCAAAGACCACCTGCTGGACCTCGGAATGTCGAGGCGTTACAGCTATTACACCGGGGTCACTTTCCGCGCCTACACCCCGGATTTTGGTTTGCCTTTGTTGGGCGGAGGCCGTTACGACTCCGGCATCCCCGGTGCAGGTTTCGCCATTGGTCTGGAACGGGTGATGGCTGCTCTGGGCAATCCCCCCGGACGCACCGAACCTCAGGCCATCGCGGTCACCTTTGAAGGGGCACGTCAGGCCAGATTGGACGGTTACCGCACCGAGTTTTCCCATCTGGACTCTCTGGAAGCCACAGTGCAGTACGCCAGAGAGCGAGGCATTGCTCTGGTGTATGGACCAGATGGTGTGATTGAAGTTTAA
- a CDS encoding SIS domain-containing protein, whose protein sequence is MLDDYSRKEKDTSNLHDVLESLPGSYAGPTRVLSEPYGAVGYEEGALPLRLTDFIEKSVVGQGTQFLLGNINDPEGDDLINIAEASGAHIQRVGVSQSLKNLDYLVPTHPLSLYTYTQYLAHATGNSEAAQQADAALQQLAARCTFQIPTEQNPAKQLAWSLWTRTPLLLASRSNAALIGAWQHLLGRIGKTMSVPLEHEPLITLSGGFEARHETGDGRVALILGSLDEEMKLAQEILDTRIDEVIPVLAPEHLSEYAQNMYLWYLGAWVGYYLALAYDQDPKDTKVADLLNEPFKLKADEDDSLN, encoded by the coding sequence ATGTTGGACGACTACAGCCGCAAAGAAAAAGACACCAGCAACTTGCATGACGTTCTGGAAAGCCTGCCCGGCAGTTATGCAGGCCCCACCCGAGTCCTCTCCGAACCTTACGGCGCAGTGGGGTATGAAGAAGGTGCGCTTCCCTTGCGCCTCACCGACTTCATCGAAAAAAGCGTGGTCGGTCAGGGCACCCAGTTCTTGCTGGGCAACATCAATGATCCTGAAGGGGATGACCTGATCAACATTGCAGAGGCCAGTGGAGCCCACATCCAGCGTGTGGGGGTCAGCCAGAGCCTGAAGAACTTGGATTATCTTGTGCCCACCCACCCTCTGAGCCTGTACACCTACACCCAGTACCTGGCCCATGCCACAGGCAACAGTGAAGCTGCACAACAAGCCGATGCTGCCTTGCAACAGCTTGCTGCACGCTGCACCTTCCAGATTCCCACCGAACAAAACCCGGCCAAACAACTGGCATGGTCCCTGTGGACCCGCACCCCCTTGCTGCTGGCTTCTCGAAGCAATGCTGCATTGATCGGGGCGTGGCAGCACCTGCTGGGTCGCATCGGCAAGACCATGAGCGTGCCTCTGGAGCATGAGCCCCTGATCACCCTCTCTGGTGGCTTTGAAGCCCGCCACGAGACCGGAGATGGACGTGTGGCCCTGATTCTGGGGAGTCTGGACGAGGAAATGAAGCTCGCTCAGGAAATTCTGGACACCCGCATCGATGAGGTCATTCCGGTGCTGGCCCCAGAGCACCTTTCCGAGTACGCCCAGAACATGTACCTGTGGTACCTCGGGGCGTGGGTGGGGTATTACCTTGCTCTGGCTTACGATCAGGACCCCAAAGACACCAAAGTGGCCGACCTGCTGAATGAACCCTTCAAGCTCAAAGCCGATGAGGACGACAGTTTAAACTGA
- the hisG gene encoding ATP phosphoribosyltransferase — translation MTELLHIPDGMTLTLALPKGRVMETGIELLQKAGLPLSVPEKSRLLRHHFGPITLLELRNSDVPSYVDLGVADAGIVGKDVLLEAGRDIFEPLDLKYGRCRLALIREKGAGGPINRVASKYPRVARQYLRDKGSTAEVIKLSGNIELACLTGLADAVVDIVETGSTLKANNLEEVETIAESSARFVVARSSLKLKRAILRPLIHRLSELV, via the coding sequence ATGACTGAACTTCTGCACATCCCCGATGGAATGACCCTCACCCTTGCCCTTCCCAAAGGGCGCGTGATGGAAACTGGAATTGAACTCCTGCAAAAAGCAGGACTTCCCCTCTCGGTCCCCGAGAAAAGCCGCCTTTTAAGGCACCATTTTGGCCCCATCACCCTGCTGGAACTGCGCAACAGCGATGTCCCTTCTTACGTGGATCTGGGCGTTGCAGATGCTGGCATCGTCGGAAAAGACGTGCTTCTGGAAGCAGGCCGCGACATTTTTGAACCTCTGGACCTCAAGTATGGCCGTTGCCGTCTGGCCCTGATCCGTGAAAAAGGAGCGGGTGGTCCCATCAACCGGGTGGCCAGCAAGTACCCCAGAGTCGCCAGGCAGTACCTCCGCGACAAGGGCTCCACCGCAGAGGTGATCAAGCTCAGCGGAAACATCGAACTGGCCTGCCTGACTGGGCTTGCCGATGCAGTCGTGGACATTGTGGAAACCGGCAGCACACTGAAAGCCAACAACCTCGAAGAAGTCGAGACCATCGCTGAATCGAGTGCCCGTTTCGTGGTGGCCCGAAGCAGCCTGAAACTCAAGCGGGCCATTTTGCGTCCCCTGATTCACAGGCTGTCTGAACTGGTTTAA